In Candidatus Manganitrophus noduliformans, the genomic stretch CGCCTGATCAACCTGCTTCACTTACAAATCCTGATCGCTTCGAAGGCGGCCCGGTCGGTCCTGGTCGCGCCGGGAAAGTTGTTGATCGACTTCGGACTGCGCCGGGCGCACGGGGCGGAGGCCGGTCTGACGGCGGCGCGCGCCTCTTATCTGGCCGGCTTCGCCGGCTCGTCCAACGTCTTGGCCGAATTTGACTATGGGATCCCCTCCTATGGAACGATGGCGCACTCTTTCATTCAAGCCCACGAGGAGGAGACGGAAGCCTTCCTCCGATTCGCCCATGCGCAACCGGACAATGTCGTCCTCCTGATCGACACCTACGACACGGAGGAGGGGGCGGCGAAGGTGGTCTCGATCGCGCCGCGACTGAAATCGGAGGGGATCGAGATCAAAGGGGTCCGTCTCGACAGCGGCGATCTCGCCGATCATGCGAAAAAGGTGCGGCGGATCTTGGACGAGGGGGGATTGCCGGGGGTGAAGATCTGGGCGAGCGGCAGTCTGGATGAACAGGTCGTGCGCGATCTGCTGGGGTCGGGAGCCCCGATCGACGGCTTCGGCATCGGCTCCCGCCTCGACACCTCGGCCGACGTCCCCTACCTCGACTGCGCCTACAAGCTTCAGGAGTATGCGGGGCGGGCGCGCCGGAAGCGGTCGGAGGGAAAAGCCACCTGGCCGGGACGGAAACAGGTTTATCGCCGGAGCGGCCCGGACGGACGAATCGCCGAGGATCTCCTCACGCTGGAGAGCGATCCGCAGGAGGGGGAAGCGCTTCTGCAGCCGGTGATGCGCGCAGGCCGGCGTCTCGCCCCGTCTCCCTCCCTCACCGAATCGCGCCGGCGCGCCGCCGCCGAACTGGCCCGCCTTCCGGAGCCGCTGCGTCGGCTGGAAGAAGCGCCCCCGTATCGGGTGAAGATTTCCGAGGGGCTCCAGCGGCTGGCCGCCGAAGTCGATGCCCGAAGCGGATAAGGGGGGCCGGTGTCCGCTCTGTCAAGCGGCTTTGCAACGGGAACCGTTCCATCGTCCGCCGAGATCATTGTAGAATGATCCCCAAGGGAGGCGTGGGGATCGAGATGATCGTCTACGGCGGACAAGAAGAGGTGGTGGATGCCTCCGAACAACTTGCTCAACTTCAAGCGCTTTTCTTCTCTTTGGAAAAAGAAGGCTTCCGCGATCATGATCGGATCGTGGAGCTTTTGATCGAGTGGGGGGTCTTCGAGTCGGCCGTCGCCGACGCCCTCTCTCCCGATTTCGATTCGGACGGTCCCCTCTTACGGCGGCTTCGGCAGGCGAGCCTTCTGATCGGACATCTCTTCTATCGAAGCGCGCGGAGCGCGCAATTTCAGACCGATGACATACCGTCCCGGCTCGGCCGCGCGCTTAAAGACCCGCTTTTCTCCAATCTTCCTCCAAAAATCGCCCTGCGTGTTCCGGAAGGATATGCCTATTACGGCCTCTATCCAGAAACCTATCTGGAGTCGGCGCTTCGATTGGTTCGGGAAGTCGGTCCGCAGCCGGCGGTCTGCATCGGCATCCGGAGCATCGGCACCAGCCTCTCCGCGGTGGTGGCCGCCCCCCTCGAAGCCAATGGTTCTTCGATCTGCTCCTATACGGTCCGGCCGCGCGGCCATCCGTTCGACCGATTCCTCCGCCTCTCTTCCTCCCTTGAAAAAGAGCTTGCCGGGAAAAAGGGCGCTTACTTCCTCATCATCGATGAAGGGCCCGGCCTGAGCGGTTCCTCGATGACCTCCGTCGCGGAAAAGCTCTCCGAGATCGGGATTGCCGATGATCGGATTCTCCTCTTTCCAAGCTGGGAGCCGGACGGAACCCGCTTCCGCTCCGAGGCGGCGCGGGGGTGCTGGCCGAGACACCGGAAGATCGCCACCTCCTTCGAGGAGATTTTTCTGAATCGAGAGAAATATTTCTCCTCCCTGCCGCAAGGCCCGTTTGTTGATTTTTCCGGCGGCCGATGGCGCTCTCACGTTTATCAGAGTGAATTGAGCTATCCTCCGGTTCAGCCTCAACATGAGCGGCGGAAGTATCTGTCGCTCGAATCAAAAGAGAAACCGCGCCTGCTCAAGTTCGCCGGCCTCGGACGTTACGGCCGGTCGAAACGCGAACGCGCGGAGCGATTGGCCGGCGCCGGGTGGGGCCCGCCGGTGGTCGGTCTCGTGCGCGGCTTTCTCGTGACGGAGTATGTAGAAGGCGCTCCGGTTTCCGGAGGGGAAGCCGATTCCTCGTTGATCGAGACGATGGCGCGTTATCTCGCGTTTCTTAGGGAGACGTTCCCGGTCTCCCGCCGCCGGTCCTTCGATGAGATGATCGAAATGATGCGGATCAATCTCAGCGAAGGGCTGGGAAAAGGATGGGAGGGGCCGCTGGATCGGCTCGGGCGATTTCGATCCCTCTTTGAAAAGGAGCGGCCGGCGGCGATCGACGGAAGGATGTTCCCGCACGAGTGGCTTCAAACTTCCGCGGGATATCTGAAAACCGACGGCGTGGATCACCACGACGATCATTTTTTCCCCGGCGGTCAGGAGATCGCCTGGGACCTCGCCGGCTGTTGTGTCGAGTTCGGCTTCAGTGTCCGCGACGAGGAACGATTTCTCGGCCGGTATCAGGCGCTCGCAAACGACCCGCGTCTCCTCGACCGGCTGCGCTTTTATAAAGTGGCCTACCTGGCCTACCGCCTCGGGTACGCGACCCTGGCCGCGGAGGCGCTCGGTCCCGCCCCGGATGCAGGGCGGTTCAAATCTCTTTCTCTGCGTTACCGGGCCGCGCTTCTCGGCGAACTCGACGCCATCTCCTTGCAACCGATGTGACGGGGAATACCTTTCGTGGCGGCCTCTTTCTGATCGGCACTTCTTTTGCTTCTTTAGTGCCTGCATGATCGTCGCCTTGAGCGGAGGCGACTCAAAAGGGGGTCCTACCCATATCAATTTTAAAAAAACAGGCGCTCATGAAAGGGTGGCAGTGTTTATACAGTTGCAACCGATCGATCCTGATGGAAAGGGGCTGCACTTTTTCTGCACTGCCGTGATGAAGAACCGGATGAGAACGAGTAGAGGAGAGTCGTATGCATTCAAGCTTTGATCCAGAGCGAAAGAAAATTTTGGTCACGGGCGGCGCCGGTTTTCTCGGCTCGCATCTTTGCGGGCGGCTCCTTGCGCAGGGACATCAGATCCTCTGCCTGGACAATTACTTCACAGGGTCAAAGGAGAACATCCGTTCTTTCCTCGATCATCCCCGGTTTGAAGCGATCCGGCACGACATCGTTCATCCGATCGATCTGGAGGTCGATCGGATTTACAATCTTGCCTGCCCCGCCTCGCCGGTCCATTATCAGTTCGACCCGGTCCGCACCGTTCAGGCGAACGTGCTCGGCGTCACCCATATGCTGGAATTGGCGCGACGGACCAAAGCCCGCATCCTCCAAGCCTCCACCTCGGAGGTTTATGGAGACCCCGAAGTCCACCCCCAGCCGGAGTCTTATTGGGGAAACGTCAACCCGATCGGCCCTCGAAGCTGTTATGACGAGGGAAAGCGGGTGGCAGAGACCCTGATGATGGATTACCACCGGCAGTACCGGATCGATATCCGGATCGTCCGGATCTTCAACACCTACGGACCCGCCATGGCCCCCAATGACGGACGGGTGGTGAGCAACTTCATCCTTCAAGCGCTTCAAGGAAATGAGATCACGGTCTACGGCGACGGCAGCCAGACCCGCTCCTTCTGCTACGTCGATGATCTGATCGAAGGGATCATCCGGATGATGGAGGCGCCCGGTTTGACCGGGCCGGTGAATCTGGGGAATCCGGAGGAGTTTACCGTGCTGGAGCTGGCCGAGAAGGTCATCTCCCTCACCGGGTCCCGCTCCAAGATCGTTCATAAGCCCCTCCCTCAGGACGATCCGACACAGCGCCGTCCCGATATTACCTCGGCGAGAGAATCGCTTTCCTGGGAGCCGAAGATCCGGCTCGAAGAGGGGCTCAAAAAGACAATCGCTTATTTTGAACAATATGGTCTTGCAACGAAGGCCCTTCCCGTCCGAGCGGCCCGAACGAAACAAAACGGCAACGCGGCCTCACGCCTGCCGACCGGCGCGCTGCGCCGGGCCGGCTAAGCGCCTCCTGATTTCCTCCCTCGTCAAAGACATCTAACCCCTCACATCCGGTGACCTTTGCATCGCCCTTCGGGTGCAAAGGTCCCTTTTTATCTCCTTTTCCCCGCCGAAACTAAGGCCGATTCCCAATTGCAGCCGCCGGTCGATCTGGTAGCCTATTCCCTTTGAACTTCCGGGAGACGGATGATTTTAAGGGAGTAGAGGATCGATTTCATGATAGATCAAACAACAAATCCGGAGTGGCTTTCGCAAGGACGGCGGGCGCTGGTCTTTATCCGCCCTTTCCGCGGCGTTGTATTCGTGATCCTCGGATTGACGCTGGGGGGGGCGGCGCTGAGCGCGGTGGAGCCGCTTGTTCTCAAATATCTCTTTGACGAACTCGGCGGCGGGGGGACCCTCCAGACGGTGGGGCTCGCCGTCGGCGGGCTGCTGGCGCTGGGGCTCGGCCGTGAGGCGATCCTCGCCCTCTCCAGCTGGCTCACCTGGCGGGTCCGGCTCGGGGTCCACTACGGGCTGCTAGAAGCGACGGTCGACCGCCTCCATTCGCTCCCCCTGACCTTCCACAAAGAAGAAAGCGTCGGCGGGATCATGACCAAGCTCGATCGGGGAATTCAGGGGTTTCTCCAAGCGCTCAGCGAAATCGCTTTTAATGTCCTGCCGGCGCTGGTCTACCTCGCCCTCTCTTTTGTTCTGATGCTCCGGCTCGACGGGCGGCTTTCGTGGGTCGTGCTCGCCTTCACCCCGCTCCCGGCGTTGATCGGCGCCTGGGCGGCCGAGCCGCAGACCCGGCGGGAGCGGACGCTGCTCGACCGCTGGGCCAAGATCTACTCGCGCTTCAATGAAGTCCTCTCCGGCATCATGACCGTGAAGAGCTTTGCGATGGAAGATGAGGAGAAGCGCCGTTTCCTGAGCGGCGTCCATGAAGCGAACGAGGTGGTGGTGCGCGGGGTCGGTTTTGATTCCGGCGTCGGCGCGGCGAAGAACGGGATCGTCATGCTGGCCCGGATCGCGGCGATCGCCTTCGGCGGCGTTTTGATTCTCCGAGGCGAGATGACCGTCGGTACACTCGTCGCCTTTCTCGGCTACGTCGGCGGCCTCTTCGGACCGGTCCAGGGTCTCACCGGGATTTACCAAACCCTCCGGCGCGCTTCGGTCTCTCTCCAGACAATCTACGCGATTCTCGACGCGCAGGACCGGCTGGCCGATCCGCCGAACGCGCGGGAAGTCGAATCGCTCCGCGGGGAGGTCCTCTTCGCCGGCGTCGGCTTTGCCTACCATGAAAAAAAACCGATCGTTCGGCGGATCGACCTCTATGTCCGGCCGGGGGAGATGATCGCCCTCGTCGGCCCGAGCGGCGCCGGCAAGACGACCCTCATGGCGCTGCTCCAGCGGCTCTACGACCCGACCGCCGGCGCGATCCTCGTCGACGGGGCCGATCTGCGGACCCTCAAGCAGCGATCGCTCCGGCGGCAGATCGGCGTGGTCCTTCAGGAGGCGCTGCTCTTCAACGATTCGGTCCGAAACAACATCGCCTACGGCAAACCGGGCGCCTCACAGCGTGAGATCATCGAAGCGGCCCAGGCGGCCCATGCGCACGAATTCATCGAGCGTCTTCCGGAAGGATATGAGACCCTGGTGGGGGAGCGGGGAGGCCGGTTCTCGGCGGGAGAGCGGCAGCGGATCGCGATCGCGCGCGCGCTGCTGAAGAATCCGCCGATCCTCATTTTGGATGAAGCGACCTCGGCGCTCGACGCGGAGTCGGAGGCGCTGGTTCAAGAAGCGCTGGCGCGGCTGGTCAAAGGACGGACCACCTTCGTCATTGCCCACCGCCTCTCTACCGTTGTCGGCGCCGATCGAATCTTGGTCCTCAAGGGGGGGGAGATCATCGAGAGCGGCGATCACGAAGCCCTGATGAAGGCCGACGGCTATTACGCCTCTCTCGTCCGGCGGCAGACGCAGGGGCTTCTCGCAAGCGCCTCTTCCACCCCGCTGGCCTCCCTCAACGATCCGATCTGACCGGCGCGACGCCGTCCCCTTCGGGTCGCATCGGCTCGAGAATCCGCCGAGGCATGTCGGTCTCCTTTTTCTCACCGAGGACATACCGCCGGACCACCCACTCGGCGAATTCGGCAAACTCCTCCGGCACCAAGGGAGGGCTTGTGTGATGCGGGAGGCGCCCCCGCGAGGGGGGGGTGAAGCAGAGAGTGATCGTCAGCTCGAATTCGGCGAGTTGCGCCATTTGATGATCGAACCATGCGATGGCGCCGGGCCGGTGCCAATCGGCCCAGCTCAACCCGGTCCGGAGTTTTTTCACCCCCATCCGCCGCAGCCAGGCGACCGCCGATTCAAGGCGGTGATCCTGAAAGTGAAACCACTGGCAGATCCCCATCTCGGGGTTGAAACAATCGAGCGCCGGTTTCGGCGTGCCGTTGTCCCGAACCAATCCCATATAGAAATGCCGATAATATGAACTTCCCTCGCTCTCTTTGTGGCGGGTCGTCGCCTCCCAGGCCGGGGGGAGATCGAGAAGGCTGTACCAGAAGAGCCGCTCGACTCGACCTAATAAAAGCGCCGCCGTCCGCTGCAATCCAAAGCGTTGAACTTCATCCGCCCCGAAGGTGGAGACCCCCACCTCGGTGACCCAAACCGGAAGGTCGGTCACCTTCTCGATCGCTTCGATCTTCTTCGGCCACTCTTCGAGTTGCCAGTGATTCCAGTCGAGCGGAAAGCCGTGGACCGCCACGACATCGACCGACGCCAGCAAGCCGTGACGGCCGAGAAGGGCGATGAAACTCGGATCGATCGGCGAGATCCCTCCCAACACCCGGCGCAAGGAAGGGCAGAGGGCGCGCACCCGCTCCGCCGCCGACCGGGTCATCCGCACATACTCCTTCCACTCCGGGTCGATCGTAAAATCCCAATGAGAAAGATTGTTCGGCTCGTTCCAGAACTTGATCGCTTCGATCATCGTTTCGCTCACGCTTGCCCTGCTGCGGGGGAGAATGCAAATCCGACGCCGCTCCTCTTCCATACGGAAGGAGCGCTATTTTTCCGCTGAAAGAATTTTCCGAGGTGAATGGTTTGTTGAACTCTCTGCAAATCTTTTTCGAATATTGCGGCGATGTAAGCGGGATTGCAGAGACGGTGGAAGCGGGGAGGCGATACATGACCTCGCGCCATGACAAAATAAATTGTGAGGAGACCCGTTCGATTCTCGGTAGAGGAAGAGGCGTTTTGAACTTCATCTTTGATTACGGAGGGATCGATTTCGCGTTGCGGCGCTTCTTCGTGTAGTGGGGCTCACATCCTTCTTGTGGACATCCTGTTCATCTTTCTGTTGATAACCTTTTCGGTCTTTCTCTGTCCCATGCCGTGGTGTCGACATGAAGGTTCGGGGCATGTCTCTTGCTTTTATTTTCGAGCAACTCACAATTTGGATGAACCCATTTTTAAGAAGGTAAGGAGTCCTACATGAAGAAGCAGATCCTCATCAGCGGCGGCGCGGGTTTCATCGGCTCTCATCTGGCCGATGAACTCCTCGCGCACGGCTATCGCGTCCGCGCCCTCGACAATCTTTCGGAGCAGGTCCACGGCCCCCGCGCGGGGCGGCCCGATTATCTACATCCCGATGTGGAATTGATCGTGGGAGACGTTCGCGATCGGGCGGCGGTCCGGCGCGCCTTGGAAGGGGTCGATGCGGTCTACCATTTTGCGGCGGCGGTCGGCGTCGGCCAAAGCATGTACGAGATCGCGCGTTACACCGAGGTGAACAACCTCGGCACCGCCGTCCTCCTGGAAGCGTTGATCGAGCGGCCGGTGGAGCGGCTGATCGTGGCGTCGAGCATGAGCTTGTACGGCGAGGGGCTCTACCGGGCGGCCGACGGCCGCCTGATCTCCGAGTCGGAGCGGAGTCTCCCGCAGCTCAAGGCCTCCGAATGGGAGGTCCGGGATGCCGAAGGTAAAATCCTCGAGCCGATCGCCACGCCGGAGACGAAGCCGCCTTGTCTCTCTTCGGTTTATGCCCTCTCCAAATACGATCAAGAGCGGATCTGTCTGATGATCGGGCGCGCCTATCGTTTCCCGGCCGTCGCGCTGCGCTTCTTCAATGTCTTCGGGACCCGGCAGGCCCTCTCCAATCCTTATACCGGCGTTCTGGCGATTTTCGCCAGCCGATTGTTGAACGGCAATCGGCCGCTGATCTTTGAAGACGGCCTTCAGCGGCGCGATTTCGTCAGCGTCTATGATGTGGCGCGCGCCTGCCGGCTGGCGTTGGAAGTGCCGGAGGCGGCCGGGGAGGCGTTGAACATCGGAAGCGGCCGCTCTTATACGATTCGGGAGGTGGCCGACCGGATGGCGGCGGCGCTCGGAAAAGAGGGGATTCAGCCTGAAATCACCGGACAATACCGGGCCGGGGACATCCGGCACTGCTTCGCCGATATCACCCGTGCCCGAAAGGTCCTCGGGTACGAGCCTCGCGTCACATTGGAGGAAGGGTTGGTCGAGTTGGCGTCATGGTTGAAGGGGCAGGTGGCGATCGATCGTGTTTCGGATGCCCG encodes the following:
- a CDS encoding nicotinate phosphoribosyltransferase — translated: MSSSVLLTDLYQLTMLQGYFEEGMAETAVFEFFVRKKPPERNFFIAAGLEPLLAYLESLQFSPEELAWLAETGRFSRGFIDDLSRLRFAGDVDAMPEGTVFFPNEPIVRVTAPLPQAQLIETRLINLLHLQILIASKAARSVLVAPGKLLIDFGLRRAHGAEAGLTAARASYLAGFAGSSNVLAEFDYGIPSYGTMAHSFIQAHEEETEAFLRFAHAQPDNVVLLIDTYDTEEGAAKVVSIAPRLKSEGIEIKGVRLDSGDLADHAKKVRRILDEGGLPGVKIWASGSLDEQVVRDLLGSGAPIDGFGIGSRLDTSADVPYLDCAYKLQEYAGRARRKRSEGKATWPGRKQVYRRSGPDGRIAEDLLTLESDPQEGEALLQPVMRAGRRLAPSPSLTESRRRAAAELARLPEPLRRLEEAPPYRVKISEGLQRLAAEVDARSG
- a CDS encoding UDP-glucuronic acid decarboxylase family protein; amino-acid sequence: MHSSFDPERKKILVTGGAGFLGSHLCGRLLAQGHQILCLDNYFTGSKENIRSFLDHPRFEAIRHDIVHPIDLEVDRIYNLACPASPVHYQFDPVRTVQANVLGVTHMLELARRTKARILQASTSEVYGDPEVHPQPESYWGNVNPIGPRSCYDEGKRVAETLMMDYHRQYRIDIRIVRIFNTYGPAMAPNDGRVVSNFILQALQGNEITVYGDGSQTRSFCYVDDLIEGIIRMMEAPGLTGPVNLGNPEEFTVLELAEKVISLTGSRSKIVHKPLPQDDPTQRRPDITSARESLSWEPKIRLEEGLKKTIAYFEQYGLATKALPVRAARTKQNGNAASRLPTGALRRAG
- a CDS encoding ABC transporter ATP-binding protein, coding for MIDQTTNPEWLSQGRRALVFIRPFRGVVFVILGLTLGGAALSAVEPLVLKYLFDELGGGGTLQTVGLAVGGLLALGLGREAILALSSWLTWRVRLGVHYGLLEATVDRLHSLPLTFHKEESVGGIMTKLDRGIQGFLQALSEIAFNVLPALVYLALSFVLMLRLDGRLSWVVLAFTPLPALIGAWAAEPQTRRERTLLDRWAKIYSRFNEVLSGIMTVKSFAMEDEEKRRFLSGVHEANEVVVRGVGFDSGVGAAKNGIVMLARIAAIAFGGVLILRGEMTVGTLVAFLGYVGGLFGPVQGLTGIYQTLRRASVSLQTIYAILDAQDRLADPPNAREVESLRGEVLFAGVGFAYHEKKPIVRRIDLYVRPGEMIALVGPSGAGKTTLMALLQRLYDPTAGAILVDGADLRTLKQRSLRRQIGVVLQEALLFNDSVRNNIAYGKPGASQREIIEAAQAAHAHEFIERLPEGYETLVGERGGRFSAGERQRIAIARALLKNPPILILDEATSALDAESEALVQEALARLVKGRTTFVIAHRLSTVVGADRILVLKGGEIIESGDHEALMKADGYYASLVRRQTQGLLASASSTPLASLNDPI
- a CDS encoding glycosyl hydrolase; translated protein: MIEAIKFWNEPNNLSHWDFTIDPEWKEYVRMTRSAAERVRALCPSLRRVLGGISPIDPSFIALLGRHGLLASVDVVAVHGFPLDWNHWQLEEWPKKIEAIEKVTDLPVWVTEVGVSTFGADEVQRFGLQRTAALLLGRVERLFWYSLLDLPPAWEATTRHKESEGSSYYRHFYMGLVRDNGTPKPALDCFNPEMGICQWFHFQDHRLESAVAWLRRMGVKKLRTGLSWADWHRPGAIAWFDHQMAQLAEFELTITLCFTPPSRGRLPHHTSPPLVPEEFAEFAEWVVRRYVLGEKKETDMPRRILEPMRPEGDGVAPVRSDR
- a CDS encoding NAD-dependent epimerase/dehydratase family protein codes for the protein MKKQILISGGAGFIGSHLADELLAHGYRVRALDNLSEQVHGPRAGRPDYLHPDVELIVGDVRDRAAVRRALEGVDAVYHFAAAVGVGQSMYEIARYTEVNNLGTAVLLEALIERPVERLIVASSMSLYGEGLYRAADGRLISESERSLPQLKASEWEVRDAEGKILEPIATPETKPPCLSSVYALSKYDQERICLMIGRAYRFPAVALRFFNVFGTRQALSNPYTGVLAIFASRLLNGNRPLIFEDGLQRRDFVSVYDVARACRLALEVPEAAGEALNIGSGRSYTIREVADRMAAALGKEGIQPEITGQYRAGDIRHCFADITRARKVLGYEPRVTLEEGLVELASWLKGQVAIDRVSDARAELAARGLTR